A DNA window from Naumovozyma dairenensis CBS 421 chromosome 10, complete genome contains the following coding sequences:
- the TFC3 gene encoding transcription factor TFIIIC subunit TFC3 (similar to Saccharomyces cerevisiae TFC3 (YAL001C); ancestral locus Anc_4.128): protein MSTIVGNIYPDELIGLLCEELAYNKGSVPFSKLWELVANIMNLSNKKIKQFVFQCLVSCEDIRLCHDSSEEVRDYNTVVSNPSAYHIVLDEDRLWKILTGYIKKESTIGNFAFALLLEIAKSKENGVNTIDLAQATNQDSRSITGRLKKLAHLVVGTQIVYKGHVVKLLKLKKFVKGSERSYVNMRDHLATIVKIVKESKNGLRQVTDLKRELGFDKAKRQSKAFTAAISWLDEKQYLKKVLVVSPNNTAIKIKCVKYQRDYDGMRNSNAFDDDNESSDEDPGDKSGLDDEDDEDIVEGLEHLSTGTLLQEPGLILEENLSADKDFPLLNRFYPIQNQTYDLAEKSDLSGASTIEVVNKITGKEYKRAFTKYSEYYLDSAGKTSQDSSGFNIIRVYDFDGKKKFFRLFTETNYKRLTGSSSGMSGFKKRDEIAQKDDLSTLNRKNFVALSNTLHFTTDHSGIHTFFWNGEIKGLKKNNGLPKEKKRRQSLVERDSNIDVSEKNLVKRKKMAERNNTMYPTLIHMDAIDPTISREQSQEEQVKPEIITIGGFSAASLRSLKRQKAIIEVLKRQGGVTYLKEQFFENLSKYMESNTQVDKKTARRDVDLMVASGKLLDRVDPVTKRRIVFLPEVDDATITNYVVNEKDHKKEHFTDIIHNTDIYFFDQTEKNRFHRGAKSAERIRKFQKGTKNKKETVDRTKKADVVASNRSISKPRKDPTKERSKKAAFKASKKQSRELETFFHLGTKAGLQALIMCVVITKSITNEIKWDLITRLFPHNSLDNLKKQWTIRRVRMGSIGWKVHVEKWKKVLVKGIKDGLITLEEAEQLDLPKLITLWNSFKEDRGKTSISLYKAYEDNKRNISLVREDDDKMSPAGLMMSSMVQREMASLNNTYAFDTDKPSIKELIANDTRGKIRAVIRSILVENVSITKERIEALENVTNDEVDRVVMDMAKEKQLYLHGSKLEATSIAEEFSNSKGRTSNFEQSATYYKRILAVFEGSNGLVMNTETADTSTWSLIDLISRKSVNMDIIPMQKDSHRLNYVTRRFEIGSLTPPLIIYPKNRLESYKNGKNISIPAGKPFSRLWIDSTGEIRTNLWKKQLSSVLFEILFSPGITLTSLQKTCSGSVSLLEASEICDWLFQKELLAKTSYGGFKVTSNWYSLFL from the coding sequence atGTCAACTATTGTTGGTAACATATATCCTGATGAATTAATTGGGCTTCTTTGTGAGGAGCTAGCTTATAACAAAGGCAGCGTACCATTTTCCAAGCTTTGGGAATTAGTTGCTAATATCATGAATTTATCTAATAAGAAGATTAAGCAATTTGTCTTTCAATGCTTAGTATCGTGTGAAGATATCCGACTTTGCCATGATAGTTCCGAAGAAGTAAGAGACTATAACACAGTAGTTTCGAATCCATCCGCATACCATATTGTACTCGATGAAGATAGACTTTGGAAAATCCTAACAGGCTATATTAAAAAGGAATCTACGATCGGAAACTTTGCTTTTGCTCTATTGTTAGAAATTGCCAAATCGAAGGAAAATGGTGTCAATACCATTGATTTAGCCCAAGCTACTAATCAAGATTCTAGGAGTATCACAGGACGTCTGAAAAAACTAGCCCACTTAGTTGTTGGGACACAGATAGTTTATAAAGGGCATGTGGTGAAATTACTTAAActtaaaaaatttgttaaaGGTTCCGAAAGATCATATGTTAACATGAGAGATCATCTAGCTACAATTGTTAAGATAGtgaaagaatcaaaaaatgGGCTGCGGCAAGTGACTGACTTGAAGCGGGAACTTGGATTTGATAAAGCAAAAAGACAATCAAAGGCATTTACTGCTGCAATCTCATGGTTGGATGAAAAGCAATACTTGAAGAAAGTGCTGGTGGTGTCGCCTAATAATACTGccataaaaataaaatgtgTGAAGTATCAACGTGATTACGATGGAATGAGAAACTCAAATGCATTTGacgatgataatgaaagcTCTGATGAGGATCCTGGTGATAAAAGTGGGCTTGACGATGAGGATGACGAAGATATTGTGGAAGGATTGGAACACTTGAGTACTGGCACCTTATTGCAGGAACCTGGTTTAATTTTAGAAGAGAATCTAAGCGCAGACAAGGATTTTCCATTGCTTAATAGATTTTATCCAATTCAGAATCAAACTTACGATTTGGCAGAAAAATCTGATTTAAGTGGTGCATCAACCATAGAAGTTGTGAATAAAATAACTGGAAAAGAGTACAAAAGGGCGTTTACGAAATACAGTGAATATTACTTAGACTCAGCAGGGAAAACATCACAGGATTCCTCAGGCTTCAATATCATTCGTGTTTACGACTTCGAtggaaaaaagaaatttttccGTTTGTTTACAGAAACTAACTATAAAAGGTTAACAGGCTCATCATCTGGGATGAGCGGCTTTAAGAAAAGAGATGAAATTGCTCAAAAGGATGATTTGTCAACTTTGAACCGGAAAAATTTTGTTGCTCTAAGTAATACTTTGCATTTTACAACTGATCATAGTGGCATCCACACCTTTTTTTGGAATGGTGAAATCAAAGggttgaagaagaataatgGTCTGccaaaagagaaaaaacGGCGTCAGTCATTGGTAGAAAGAGATTCTAATATTGACGTTAGCGAGAAAAACCTGGTGAAGAGGAAAAAGATGGCTGAGAGAAACAATACTATGTATCCTACTTTGATTCACATGGATGCTATTGACCCAACTATTTCTCGAGAACAGTCACAAGAAGAACAAGTAAAGCCTGAAATTATCACGATTGGCGGCTTTTCAGCGGCTTCATTAAGATCATTAAAACGGCAGAAGGCAATAATCGAGGTATTGAAAAGACAAGGAGGAGTCACTTACCTAAAAgaacaattttttgaaaatttgtCGAAATATATGGAATCAAATACCCAAGTAGACAAGAAGACAGCTCGCCGAGATGTAGATCTGATGGTAGCTAGTGGTAAACTTTTGGATAGAGTTGATCCTGTTACGAAACGAAGAATTGTTTTCCTTCCTGAAGTAGATGATGCAACCATAACAAACTACGTTGTCAATGAAAAAGACCATAAAAAAGAACACTTTACGGATATTATTCACAATACAGACATATATTTCTTCGATCAGACTGAAAAGAATAGGTTCCACAGAGGTGCGAAATCGGCAGAAAGGATCCGGAAATTTCAGAAAGGcacaaaaaataagaaagaaacaGTTGATCGCACTAAGAAAGCAGATGTTGTTGCGTCGAATAGATCAATATCGAAGCCAAGAAAGGACCCCACTAAGGAAAGGTCTAAAAAGGCGGCATTTAAAGCATCTAAGAAGCAATCGAGAGAACTTGAAACGTTTTTCCACCTCGGTACGAAAGCTGGACTACAAGCTTTAATTATGTGCGTAGTGATTACGAAAAGTATTAcaaatgaaatcaaatgGGATCTGATTACGAGGCTATTTCCACATAATTCTTTAGATAATCTTAAAAAGCAGTGGACCATTCGGAGGGTAAGGATGGGAAGCATTGGCTGGAAAGTTCACGTAGAGAAATGGAAGAAAGTTCTTGTAAAGGGTATTAAGGATGGGCTCATTACATTAGAGGAAGCAGAACAGTTAGACCTTCCGAAATTAATTACTTTATGGAACTCCTTCAAGGAAGATAGAGGAAAGACTTCGATTTCATTGTACAAAGCTTACGAAGATAATAAgagaaatatttctttagtACGTGAAGACGATGATAAGATGTCTCCTGCCGGACTAATGATGTCCTCCATGGTTCAGAGAGAAATGGCCTCACTAAATAACACATATGCTTTTGATACAGACAAGCCGTCTATTAAAGAACTGATTGCTAATGATACACGAGGGAAAATTAGAGCAGTTATACGGTCCATATTGGTGGAAAATGTTTCTATAaccaaagaaagaattgaagCTTTAGAAAATGTTACGAATGATGAGGTTGATAGAGTGGTTATGGACATGGCTAAAGAGAAACAACTTTATCTTCATGGATCGAAGTTAGAAGCGACAAGTATAGCAGAAGAATTCTCTAACTCTAAAGGAAGAACATCAAACTTCGAGCAATCTGCGACATACTATAAGAGAATATTAGCGGTGTTTGAAGGAAGTAACGGGTTGGTTATGAATACAGAGACGGCTGACACTTCGACATGGTCTTTGATTGACCTTATTTCTCGGAAATCGGTTAATATGGATATAATTCCAATGCAAAAAGATAGTCACAGGCTAAATTACGTGACAAGACGTTTCGAAATTGGCTCTTTGACTCCCCCTTTGATTATCTATCCAAAGAACAGATTAGAAAGCTACAAGAATGGAAAGAATATTTCGATTCCTGCTGGGAAACCATTTTCAAGGCTATGGATTGACTCAACTGGAGAGATTAGGACTAACTTATGGAAGAAACAACTGAGTTCAGTTCTTTTCGAGATTTTATTTTCGCCTGGCATTACTCTTACTTCTTTACAAAAAACCTGTAGCGGTTCTGTTTCATTGCTTGAAGCATCAGAAATTTGCGACTGGTTATTTCAGAAAGAGCTTTTAGCAAAAACATCTTACGGTGGTTTCAAAGTTACATCGAATTGGTATTcattgtttctttaa
- the NDAI0J01810 gene encoding uncharacterized protein (Ty-like retrotransposon) yields MLMVKTTTIPKKLTNPGNPIENVQFVRAHILSRTAKFSNPKSAKPKFSKRRKTQKTTTNMPSDSSDMVHFSSMPIPHSGTINHHGTTSSTLCSNHWIFSTACTSHMSPHRSAFTEFHTDVSGSVKGTGGSVGIKGQGTVELNGITLNDVLYIFQ; encoded by the coding sequence ATGCTCATGGtaaaaacaacaacaattccAAAAAAACTTACAAACCCAGGTAATCCAATAGAGAATGTGCAATTTGTAAGGGCCCACATTCTCTCGAGAACTGCGAAGTTCTCAAATCCCAAATCCGCCAAGCccaaattttccaaaaggCGAAAAACacaaaaaacaacaaccaaCATGCCTTCCGATTCATCTGATATggttcatttttcttcgaTGCCGATTCCCCACTCTGGCACCATTAACCATCATGGTACAACTTCATCCACACTTTGCTCAAATCACTGGATCTTTAGCACTGCATGTACTAGTCATATGTCCCCTCATCGTTCTGCTTTCACTGAATTCCATACAGATGTTTCTGGGTCAGTTAAAGGTACTGGGGGTTCAGTTGGGATTAAAGGACAAGGAACTGTTGAACTTAATGGTATCACATTGAATGATGTTCTATATATCTTCCAGTAA